A region from the Coffea eugenioides isolate CCC68of chromosome 9, Ceug_1.0, whole genome shotgun sequence genome encodes:
- the LOC113782499 gene encoding metacaspase-5-like: MAKLAILVGCCYPDDPDPNLRLEGCYNDVETMKELLTTRCGFPPKKVVVLTDKPDSPLLPTGGIIRSAIDWMIEQAKAGDVLLFYFAGHGSFRDFGKGWGCIREEAIVPCDREPIFSAHFREMVNRIPQGAHLTIIADSCNSGGLIEMLKQQVGPRFPPHVCYTPRPYDYNPLYKPRLMPMTAIVRHLESRSRRLRHIYANDVSIKFRGQADHHAQVNASHQPVDQLDDKGILISACQSDESSFDSRGAIRGVRHPHGVFTAVLSESVKEEPGPISYKLLVEKCRAKIGLFVEKYRPNMERPPHPCLYCSDENVNAPFLQNR; the protein is encoded by the exons ATGGCCAAATTAGCTATCCTAGTTGGATGCTGCTATCCAGATGATCCTGACCCTAACTTAAGACTAGAAGGCTGCTATAATGATGTGGAAACAATGAAAGAACTGCTGACAACTAGGTGTGGATTTCCGCCCAAGAAGGTGGTAGTTCTCACAGATAAGCCTGACTCCCCTTTGTTACCCACAGGTGGTATTATAAGGAGCGCGATTGATTGGATGATTGAGCAAGCCAAGGCCGGTGATGTTTTGTTGTTCTATTTCGCCGGCCATGGAAGTTTCCGTGATTTCGGGAAGGGCTGGGGCTGCATAAGAGAAGAAGCGATTGTCCCCTGTGACAGGGAGCCCATTTTCA GTGCGCACTTTCGAGAAATGGTAAATCGCATACCACAAGGTGCTCACTTGACTATAATAGCAGACTCCTGCAACAGTGGTGGGCTAATTGAAATGTTAAAGCAGCAAGTTGGACCTCGCTTTCCTCCACATGTTTGCTATACCCCAAGGCCTTACGACTACAACCCACTTTACAAACCCAGACTAATGCCCATGACGGCAATTGTGCGGCATTTGGAATCTAGGAGCAGACGCTTGAGGCACATATACGCAAACGATGTCAGTATCAAGTTCCGGGGGCAAGCTGATCACCATGCTCAAGTTAATGCTTCACACCAGCCAGTTGATCAGTTAGACGACAAAGGCATTCTTATCAGTGCATGCCAGTCCGATGAGTCATCGTTTGATAGTCGGGGTGCTATTCGGGGTGTTCGTCATCCTCATGGTGTGTTTACTGCTGTACTTTCTGAATCGGTGAAAGAGGAACCTGGTCCGATCAGCTATAAATTGCTCGTCGAGAAATGTAGAGCTAAAATAGGATTGTTCGTCGAGAAATATAGACCTAACATGGAACGCCCCCCGCATCCATGTCTCTACTGCTCTGACGAGAATGTTAATGCACCTTTCCTGCAGAATCGCTGA